Proteins found in one Triticum aestivum cultivar Chinese Spring chromosome 4D, IWGSC CS RefSeq v2.1, whole genome shotgun sequence genomic segment:
- the LOC123097408 gene encoding protein krasavietz — translation MSSKEKPTLGGQRIKTRKRNIAAPLDPSSFSDAIVQIYLDNAGDLELVAKSIESSDLNFSRYGDTFFEVVFIGVRTQPGTIKPEEEGERHPYSLIDCAAQREAILPYVLFIQKTLRRRPFLIKSLENVMRKFLQSLEFFEENERQKLAIFTALAFSQKLSGLPPETVFQPLLKDNLVAKGIVLSFITEFFKEYLKENSLDDLIALLKKGKMEDNLLEFFPSGKRTSEALSEHFTKEGLTSLVEYNSKKMFEVKLKEIKSTLTTMINEEAEISEVTEVVKQQVKDAKFPDIEVVRMLWDVLMEAVQWSGKNQQQNSNSALRQVNAWAGLMNAFCTSGKLELELIYKVQTQCYEDAKLMKLFPEIIRSLYDQDVLAEDTILLWFRKGSNQKGRQSFVKALEPFVKWLEEAEEEE, via the exons CTCGAAGGAGAAGCCCACCCTCGG AGGCCAGCGGATTAAGACCCGCAAGCGGAATATCGCAGCTCCTTTGGACCCTTCGTCGTTCTCTGATGCAATTGTCCAGATTTATCTGGATAATGCTGGAGACCTG GaacttgttgccaaaagtataGAGTCATCAGATCTCAACTTCTCACGTTACGGTGACACTTTCTTTGAG GTTGTTTTCATTGGTGTGCGTACTCAGCCTGGTACGATTAAACCCGAAGAAGAGGGAGAGCGCCACCCCTATTCTCTCATTGACTGTGCAGCACAACGTGAAGCAATATTACCTTATGTCCTCTTTATTCAGAAAACATTGCGCAGGAGGCCTTTCTTAATAAAGAGTCTTGAAAATGTTATGCGAAAATTTCTCCAGTCTTTGGAGTTCTTTGAAGAAAATGAGAGACAGAAACTTGCCATTTTCACGGCACTTGCATTTTCTCAGAAATTATCAGGTCTGCCACCTGAAACTGTCTTTCAGCCATTGCTTAAGGACAATCTTGTTGCCAAAGGGATAGTGCTTTCATTCATTACTGAGTTCTTCAAGGAATATCTGAAGGAAAATAGTTTGGATGATCTGATTGCACTTTTAAAGAAAGGCAAAATGGAGGACAATTTACTTGAATTTTTTCCATCAGGAAAGAGAACCTCTGAGGCTTTGTCTGAGCATTTCAC CAAAGAAGGTTTGACTAGCCTTGTTGAGTACAATAGCAAGAAAATGTTTGAAGTTAAGCTCAAGGAGATAAAGTCAACTCTGACCACTATGATCAATGAAGAAGCTGAAATATCTGAAGTAACTGAGGTTGTCAAGCAACAGGTTAAAGATGCTAAATTTCCTGATATAGAGGTTGTTCGCATGCTGTGGGATGTGCTGATGGAGGCTGTTCAGTGGTCTGGAAAGAACCAGCAGCAAAATTCTAATTCAGCACTTAGGCAG GTGAATGCTTGGGCTGGTCTTATGAATGCATTTTGCACAAGTGGAAAGCTAGAACTGGAACTCATATACAAGGTCCAGACACAGTGTTATGAGGATGCTAAGTTGATGAAGCTGTTCCCTGAAATTATAAGATCACTGTATGATCAAGATGTCCTAGCTGAAGATACCATACTTCTTTGGTTCCGCAAGGGTTCAAACCAAAAAGGAAG GCAATCTTTCGTGAAAGCTCTGGAGCCTTTCGTCAAATGGctcgaggaggccgaggaggaagaATAA